Proteins from a genomic interval of Rosa chinensis cultivar Old Blush chromosome 2, RchiOBHm-V2, whole genome shotgun sequence:
- the LOC112188381 gene encoding cystinosin homolog has product MASWNSIQLEITYRVLGWLTFTFWAVGFYPQVFLNFRRKSVVGLSIDFVVLNWTKHSSYLIYNASLYFSSAVQKQYFEKYGFGEMIPVAANDVAFSVHAVFVTSIILFQIATYERGSQKVSKIAIGIVFGVWLFAAVCTLVALPTHSWLWLISIFNSIQVFMTVIQYTPQAYMNFIRKSTDGLSIFFILLDLSGGVGSYAQMAVQSIDQDSWVNFYGNIGKTLLSLICVSFDLLFICQHYVLYPSKKPLISPKMITSKEDLEPLVSSNNHQVSENV; this is encoded by the exons ATGGCGTCGTGGAATTCGATTCAGCTGGAGATCACATACAGAGTTCTGGGGTGGTTGACTTTCACGTTTTGGGCTGTCGGCTTCTACCCTCAAGTGTTCTTGAATTTCCGTCGAAAAAG TGTTGTGGGGCTGAGCATCGATTTTGTGGTGCTGAATTGGACGAAACACTCGTCGTATCTCATTTACAACGCCTCTCTTTACTTCAGCTCCGCCGTTCAGAAGCAGTACTTTGAAAAGTACGGTTTCGGAGAG ATGATACCTGTAGCTGCAAATGATGTTGCTTTCTCTGTTCATGCCGTTTTTGTAACATCCATTATCCTTTTCCAAATTGCAACCTATGAA CGAGGAAGTCAGAAAGTATCCAAGATTGCCATTGGAATCGTCTTTGGTGTGTGGCTATTTGCTGCAGTTTGCACCTTGGTTGCTCTGCCAACTCATTCTTGGCTTTGGCTCATCTCTATCTTCAA CTCAATTCAAGTTTTTATGACAGTCATCCAATATACTCCCCAG GCATACATGAACTTCATAAGAAAGAGCACAGATGGATTAAGTATTTTCTTTATTCTACTTGATCTTTCGGGAGGAGTGGGAAGTTATGCACAAATGGCTGTGCAGTCTATTGATCAAG ATTCTTGGGTGAACTTTTATGGAAACATAGGGAAGACACTGCTATCTTTG ATATGTGTATCATTTGATCTTCTTTTCATTTGCCAACATTATGTTCTGTATCCTTCCAAGAAGCCATTGATATCTCCTAAAATGATCACCAGCAAGGAGGACTTGGAGCCCCTTGTCAGTTCTAATAATCACCAAGTGTCTGAAAATGTCTAG
- the LOC112189607 gene encoding sister chromatid cohesion 1 protein 2-like produces the protein MASWNSVPLEITYEVLGWLAFISWSIGFYPQVILNFRRKRVLAYLLLSVVRIYSRKVEYLFDDCNEVLLDIKKFVSSTKDNAPAEMLCAAFNSVIIPDRFELDAFDMGCLEDVSGEHLASHKEITLKGIKFVVLDVSLLYFSLYNFTQFQHDMEQNVQSGTE, from the exons ATGGCGTCTTGGAATTCAGTCCCACTCGAAATCACATACGAAGTTCTGGGTTGGTTGGCCTTCATTTCATGGTCCATCGGCTTTTACCCACAAGTCATCTTAAATTTTCGCAGAAAAAG AGTACTAGCCTACCTACTTCTGAGTGTTGTTCGAATATACTCGAGAAAAGTTGAATATCTTTTTGATGACTGCAATGAAGTGCTACTAGACATCAAGAAATTTGTGTCTAGCACAAAAGACAATGCACCTGCAGAAATGCTGTGTGCGGCTTTCAACTCTGTAATCATACCGGATAGGTTTGAACTTGATGCTTTTGATATGGGGTGCCTTGAAGATGTCAGTGG TGAGCATTTGGCATCTCACAAAGAAATCACACTTAAAGGCATTAAATTTGTGGTCCTCGATGTTTCATTACTTTATTTTAGTTTGTACAATTTCACACAATTTCAGCATGATATGGAACAGAATGTGCAGAGTGGAACGGAATAG